In the Ranitomeya imitator isolate aRanImi1 chromosome 2, aRanImi1.pri, whole genome shotgun sequence genome, GATCGCTCAGACTTAATATTCAGTATGTGGTCatataggcccaggtcacatggacggaatattacatctgatatcagaaaggggttaataaatataaaTTAAACCGTAAGTCAGATATGTCAGATCCCTAGTGAGGCCAAATTAAGAGGTTACACAAGTTGTGGGCAAATCATTTTTCTGAATTATTGAAACATGAGGCAGTATTTTTACAGTATTTAcagcaatgtaactcatgtagcccccccccccccattacccaGGGTCAtgctttatttaccatgtacccaGAACATGTTCTTGCTCACTATTGAAAACATTTCATATAAGATAAggagtataaaatccttgaatcagAGACTATAAGGCTACTGCATTATAAGAataaattctagcaattaaaggaaaAACATTAACACTTCATTATCACTCATGCCATCTCCCAGTCCACTGAAACCAATGTCTCctgtaagagaattaaaataagaaaaaaataatataccTCACCTGTCCGCCGAGAACGATAATattccatttgtcccatgacggaTCTAGCTCTGCTACGTCTAGatagcaggctgcattgttgcatgattcgactatacagcctgccatccaccaGAGACATGAAGCTGTCCGTGCTTACTCAGCTCAGTGTCTCACGGTGAACTCTCTTCACTTCACTGACTTCACCATGAGCGTGAGAAACTTGTCAGAATGCTGTCAGAAATGCCCTGCGAGTTCACaaccaatgaactcagttcaactcaatAACGTCAGCACTATCGCCGTGAAAAGAGTTCTAACAGCGCTCGCACTGATGTTAGTGAGTTGAACTGAGTTTATTGGCTCTGAAGTCCCTTGACCTTTCTGACGGCACCGTAAGTGTAAGAACATTCTCACGCTTGTTCTGATGTCAGTGAGGTGAAAGGAGTTCACTGCGAGACACTAAGCTGAGCAGGCATGCGCAGCTCagagtctctgctggatggcatgcTGTACAGTCGTATCATGCAACAATGCaatctggatgtagcagagctagaaacATCGCGGGACAAATTGATTATCTTCTTGGTGTACGGGTgaagaatatggttgtttattatttaattctgttacaggggaCTTTGGCTTCAGCGGATTGGGCtttgacgtgagtatggtttaatttaagtttattaaaggagtctgtgtcattctttcaattaaaggactttattctgggtatgtgttttttttctacaatttgactatgggattagtaatgggtaCGTCTTATAGACACCGCTCTATTACTAACCtctcggcttgatgtcacctgtcaaTACAAAGGTGCCTTCATCCCCTCCAACCAtcaacccacttgccaccgcaccagggcaagtgagaagagcaaggTTAAGTTCCAGATTTGGAGCATCCtgtagatgagccttttctggggtggcagagaGCTGATTTTTTTAGTCTAGGATGGggtcaatatacatggccccttcccaggctattaatatcatcccacagctgtctgcctagcctttgctggttattaacttTTTTCCGACATTGGGGTACATTTAcactgatgtcggactccctccctttgatacgggctccagcagtgagcccacatctttccctggacttgtcagctgttttaaacagctgacctgTGCCTGGAATAGccttgggtggaatcgcgatccacccgcggctattaacctgtcaaatgctgctgtcaaacgctaacagtggcatttaacaagcaatTCTGGCAATCGCGCTGGAAATCCTCCCACCGGTGACCTCTATGGTTGTccttgccggcttgctgtgagcaccacccagtggttagtgctcatagcaagtgagtaattctactacgtAGAGGCAAACTGATCATCGCTTCTATGTCGAAGAAAAATAAGGAGGTGCACACAGCTTGAGAGGAGGATGAAGTGCAAGCTGAACCGTATAATCTGAAATATAGAATAAAGTCAAACAGCTGCACTCTCAATTTGATTGCAAGGAATATTTAATAAGTAGAAAATTAACACCATAGAACAATTGATTTTTGGTGTAGAAGGCACAGAATCAAAAAGCGATTGTGATGTTTCGACCCCTTCCAGAGTCTTTTTCAAATGACGCTGAAAAGCAAGTGGACCTAATGTTGATTCAGACTGGAATGCTGTACAGGAAATATGCTGAAAGAGTAATGAAGTTTATTTTAAAGGAGGGCAGGAGTTAGGAAAAATTCTACACTGAGTGTGTAATCATATATAGGTGGTGCCCATAAAGTATACTGACCATAGAAATGCGGTGTCCGGGAGCACATGTTTCAGCGCTATTTGCGGTGGTGTGCAGGCATTGGTGGCAGTGGATCcacataaataggagcagagcgatGGATTTCCAGTGCTTGGAACACGGAAGTGaccgctattaaagggaacctgtcacctgaatttggcgggcccttttttcggtccgatgAGCGGTGTTTTCGgatcttttattcaccccttcctttcccgctggtcgaaatattgtcttgaagttgattcgccttcctccgtagaacacgcgtgcgcaaggcaatcttgccttgcgcaagcgcagtatgctttgcccaactgcaggcaaagccgaaaagcattagtgcccaTGCAcaggcgcactatgtcccagaagtatttcgctgtgttccgtgacatagtgcgccagcgcatgtgcactaatgcttttcggctttgcccgcagttgggcaaagcatactgcacgtgcacaaggcaagattgccttgtgcacgcgtgttctacggaggaaggtgaatcaacttcaagacaatattgcggccagcgggaatggaaggggtgaataaaagatccgaaaacaccgcccatcggaccgaaaaaagggcccgccaaattcaggtgacaggttccctttaaaccaaaaAGAGACTTGGGGTCTCAGCGCATGCACAGTAGGAAAAGACAAGTGTCAGAAAAAGGCCTGGAATGCAAAATGTGTAACGCTcgtgccgagactggttggcgcaggcacctgggggtgtggccccactgaaccacagaccgaacttccctggaaggggcgtaactaagtagcttcctaggtgttcgctggagcctctgatggtgaggtcagacttttgcaataggaagctaccaggtaccactccagggtggagtcggactgtggatgctgatcccaccggggacaagacacgggcaggcaggcacggctgtgacactggctgacagacgggtatggcagaggccctgacgggcggactggcttgacggagatacaggcaggcagactggcacggctggcactcaggcagacaggactgatactctggtattcagatggatgtgtggaaaaaggtaagaacctgttcagactggagaatataaaggaacaggtagagacctgtatggaaagttgcagaataaagatagagcaagagtggaagcaaagctgaatcgcaggaggctgagtacgagtagaaggtggagctaagagaagagaaggcagagctaagagaagagaaggagaaggcagagctatgagcagagaaggagaaggcagagccaaggacggagccgcaggaggcggagccaagagtggagacgctgaaggcagagccaagagcggaaccgcaggaggtaacgccaagagctaaagacgtagaaccgcaaggagcggtgccaggtggaaccgcaaggagcggagccgcagagcaaagccacagagtgcggagcaaggtctgagtgcagagctgagagcaaagttacagagagcagagctgagagaaaagctgagagacacagaaccacaggttgtggtagaactgagcagagagaagcagagccacagacagtggcgaacagagcagaaagataaggcagaggtacacacagcagagtgggaaatgactaatgacaaagaaggagcagggacggacatagaccagagtacagacaggaacggacacacaaacagaacacagattaaggcctgcagtagtgcagccctcagagacaggaaacacacaacctggcagctcagtagcaaatgctaactgaggggaatagtttgctcaggcatcctccaatgggtgaggatgccttgagtatcagaggcctcaaggctattggccagaagcaccttagggaggtgcacacagtctcaataagaatccggagtggctggtgccgcccccctatacacacagccaggaagtgtacacagagcaggccgccatgaagcacatggcatggaaccggcagcagacagatctcacagcatggcactgggtgagtgagtagatgtaacaggcaggtggggaatggaaggccatgcagtgatgccggcagggttgttacaaaatGTAATGCGCTTGCGCAGTGTGGAGCGCATTGTGTAGCGCAATGCAATATAATATGGCATCCCAAGAggggaagaaaaaatttttttgaagGTGTATAAATTATCAAAAGTAAGGGAAATATGTCAACTCTAATGATGTGAAAAGgataatgtaaaataaaaaatatatataaatatatatacatataaataatacattgaaaaaatagaaaaagaataaAAATGAGGGGATAATAGAAAAATAGTGAAACAATGAAAGAATGttgatataataaaaaaaatatatgaatataAATAATGGCAAAATAAAAATAGAGGAAAACTTAATGGGTGTACTTACCCCTTGTAGATGTAGTATATTATTGGGTCTGTAGAGATAATAGAAAAAAAGTTAGAGGGATGGAAACAAAAAAATTAGAAAAGCAAGCTCCTTTATAAACCGAAGGTAGGATAACTAGCGAAGAAAAAAACATGGTATTAAGAGCATATTATACAGTCAAAGATAACTCAGTACACGCCACAAATACAGAGGTTTTTCATAACTACAAATTATTATCAGTGAATAAGGAAATCCAACTCCCTATTGAGACCTTTTGGAGCCAAAGTTTGAAGAGTATGAATCCAACAAGATTCCCTTTCTTTtaccagtcttaaggtaccgtcacatttatcgacactgcagcgatatagacaacgatgccgatcgctgcagcgtcgctggttaggtcgctaggagacgtcaaacaccggcaacgcagAACGATGCAGCAGCGATtcggtgacgtacttatcgttctcgctggttgttcgctccatgaagaaaaattgcgggcatcgttgcttttgctgtcaaacatgacgaatcacgccgacctgacgaccaaattaaagttccggactttcagcaacgaccagcgatgtcacagcagaatcctgatcgctgctgcgtgtcaaacacaacgagatcgctatccaggacgctgcaacgtcacggatcgttgtcgttctcgttggaaagttgcttaatgtgacggtacctttatatgaTTGCCACCCCTCCTTTGTCGGGCTACCTGCTCAAAGATGTGACATCTGAGTCGTGACACTTTGTGACCCTTGGCCAGGAAATGCTGTGGAAGTGGAAGCCGTGTTTTTTCACATCTGATGGTTGATTTGTGACTCGCTATCCTGTCTTTTACATGTTGGGTTGTCTCACCAATAGTTTATATacgtccattaaccccttcacccccggagctttttccgctttttcattttcgttttttgctcccctccttcccagagccataacttttttatttttccgtcaatatggccatgtgagggcttgttttttgcgggacgagatgtacttttgaacgataccattggttttaccatgccatgtaacagaaaacgggaaaaaaattccaagtgtgatgaaattgcaaaaaaagtgcaatctcacacttgtttttttgtttggcttttttgctaggttcactaaatgctaaaactgacctgccattatgattctccaggtcattacgagttcatagacatctaacatgtctaggttattttttatctaagtggttaaaaaaatttccaaaatttgctaaaaaaaaaaaaattgcgcgattttccgatacccgtagcgtctccaattttcgtgatctggggtcaggtgagggcttattttttgcgtgccgagctggcgtttttaatgataccattttggcgtagatacgttcttttgatcgcccgttattgcattttaatgcaatgtcgcggcgaccaaaaaaacgtaattttggcgttttgatttttttttctctctacgccatttagcggtcaggttaatcctttgttttttattgatagatcggacgattctgaacgcagcgataccaaatatgtgtatgtttgatttttttaaattgttttattttgattggggcgaaaggggggtgatttgaacttttatatattttttatatttttaatcactttttttttttaaattttggcatgcttcaatagccaatataggaggctagaagcatgcactactcgatcgcctctgctacatagaggtgaagtacagatcacctctatgtagcagaaatgcagggttgctttgaacgccgaccacagggtggcgctcaaagcaatcggccatcaacaaccatagaggtctccttgagacctctggttgttatggcaatgcactgctgacccccgatcatgtgacgggggttagcAGTGcgagccgggagcgctagttaaatgccgctgtcagcaaaacagctgacatgtcgcggcttgaggtgggctcacctacggagcccacctcaaagcaggggatctgccagctgacgtactattccgtcagctggcagaaaggggttaaacatgatttGGGTCTTTCTGTGGTACACAATTTTATTGGCACATCAGAACTTTCCCAAAACTCTACAGAACTTTGCATGGAACTATTATCCATAGTTATCTCCGACTACTACTTTTTATTTGAGGACCAATTCTACCTGCAAATACGGGGTACGGCTGACCACTGTCTTATATCATAGTTTCATTATACTTTGAGCTGCATAGAATTATGTATTTAGACATTATATAAAATACAAGGCATTGatattgaaaaataataaaatcagtttTTTTCTTGGCAGATGTCTGTGGAGTCAAACCAGATACCTATCAAAAGCATGCCATTAATCCAGCTATACCCCCAGCCCTTCAGAGCAAAAATCAGTCATCGGAGCCGTTTCAATCAGTCACCTATTTGAATTCATCACAGACTGTTAAGCAAAATGAAAGCAGCAAAAGTGATGTTGAACATCAAATAATTCCCACAGAGAAAAAAACATTTTCCTgcttagaatgtgggaaatattttagaaATAAATCTAAATTGCttatacatgagagaattcacacaggagaaaagccattttcatgttcagaatgtgggaaatgttataactATAAGTCAAATTTGCTTACACATTACAGaagtcacacaggtgagaagccatattcatgcccagaatgtgggaaatgtttcaaccaGAAATCACATTTCCTTATGCATCatcgaattcacacaggggaaaagctattttcatgttcagaatgtgggaaatcttttaaccagaaatcacattTCCGTATACATCAGACAACTCACACAGGGGTAAAGCCATATTTATGTCAAGAATGCGGGAAAAGTTTTAACTACCAATCAGTTCTTCTTAAACAccaaagaagtcacacaggggagaaaccgtatccatgtccagaatgtgggaaatgttttatccagagatCAGATCTTCATAAACATCAAAGAATCCACACGGGAGAGATgccatattcatgtccagaatgtggcaaatgtttcaaCCAGAAAGCACATTTCCTTatgcatcagagaactcacacaggggtgaagccacATTTATGTCAAGAATGCGGGAAAAGTTTTAACTACAAATCACTTCTTCTTAAACACCaaagaaatcacacaggggagaaaccatatccatgtccagaatgtgggaaatgttttatccagagatcggatcttcttaaacatcaaagaatccacactggagagaagccatattcatgtccagaatgtggcaaatgtttcatCCAGAAAGCACATTTCCTTatgcatcagagaactcacacgagGTGAACCAACATTTATGTCAAGAATGCAGAAAATGTTTTAACTataacatcaaagaattcacacaggagagaagccatatccaTGCccagtatgtgggaaatgttttatgcgGGGACAAGATGTTATtatacatcaaagaattcacacaggagagaagctatGTACATGttgaaaatgtgggaaatgttatagtaCGAGTTCAAAACTTGTTGCACTTCAGAGAACTCATAAAGGGTAGAAACTATTTTTTATGTTCTAAATGTGGGTATTGTTATTTCTGAGAATCATATCTTCTTCATTATTTATTTCCTTCACACGAGTTTTTAGATAATCATTAAGGGAAATAAATCAGACAGTAGAGTTGCATTTAGTTGACAATAGGTTGAAACTGGATATACCAATATGGTAAGCACAAAGGGGTTTTTGCTGGAGGTAGGTGTCAATCCTGGCACCTTTGCTTCTGAATTCTCAGCTTACAGAGGTGTTAGCAAATGATCTGTACTAATAGTAATATTTCCTATTGTCTGTATAGGAAGGCATAGGTATTTGAAAGGGCACAACTTGGCTCATCCATCCATTCATAGACAGCACCTTTAATACCCTTCCCGACTTGTGCCGTATATATACGTCGCCGCAGGAGCTGTGTTCCTGCAAACTGCTGTATAGATATGGCACTGTGATCAAtgtaaaagagtttaaaaaaaagttaataacatgtaaaaatattttttttaaataatcacaaaataaagaataaaaaaagaaaaaatattaatccaataaatatgtttatttatatttaatatAAAAAGTACAATATTTGGTATCGCCCCTTCTGGAATGACgcgacctatgaaactgtcccactgtccccttaagtgaacaccataaaaacaaacaaaacaaaggtAAAAAACTATGATTTATCAtcatattgctgaacaaaaagtggaaaaatacACTATAAAAAAACAATCTACATAAAACTTgtacagctgaaaatgtcatcttgtcttgcaaaaaacaagctgggATTATTCTATATGTTATTTTCCTGTTTTGTGGTTCTATAACgtattgccacattgttttaccttcaccctgtgttgtctgagtagtattatgcccacggtaAAAGGACAGCGGGCATTCGGTAGGATGATCCTTGCTCCGTGAGGTTTCGGCTAGCTgactagagcacccgctgacccctgtgtctccacatctggtatcgctgtaatcacacttacccgaagaataaagtcacctaatcacttataccacatgatcaacagcataaaaaataactaaaaccaattcttcatctgctgttgatttgttcattctgcttccccaagatcgcagtaaggcttgactCATATTTATTCTGCGCTCTATGCTAAGCGCTTACACCaggatttctgtgtaaatctctgaaatatgtgattcagatggaacctctggtggaagattccctattaggaggcagatggagtcactgtggatgcCATGTTGCTTCCTATGATCCGgcagtgcctgttgtgaattctgtggctgaattcactcctgtggtcacaagtggtactgcagcttctgagcttcctccctcaggtgttctggtgagctcgttggctgctgtgttatttaactccacctgattctgtcttccttgctccttgtcaatgttccagtgttggatctgagcttctggatctttcctgtggcctgctgctctgcttagataagtgcttctttgcttttgttgctattttttctgtccagcttgtctatctttttgctggtagctctgagacgcaaagggtgtaccgccgtgccgttagttcggcacggtgggtctttttgccccctttgcgtggttttttgctttagggttttttgtagactgcaaagttctctttgctatcctcgctctatctagaatatcgggcctcactttgctgaatctattttatccctacgttttgtcttttcatcttactcacagtcattatatgtggggggctgccttttcctttggggtatttctctgaggcaagccaggcttgtatttctatcttcaggctagtcagtttctcaggctgtgccgagttgcataggtagtgtcaggcgcaatccacagctgcctttagttgtgtttaggataggttcaggtattgcggtctacagagattccacgtctcagagctcgttctattgtttttgggttattgtcagatcactgtatgtgctctgattgctggcacactgtgtcactggattgccttcataacagtacaaggagcactactaatgattctcaatagagggaaaaaagaagttctgacatcatttttttttctcagctctgtgttcagtcttttttttcccctagacatttgggtgtttcaggacacaggtgtggacatggatattcagggtctgtgctcttcaatggataatctcgttacaaatgtacaaaggattcaagatactattgatcagaaatctatgttagaaccaagaattcctattcctgatttattttttggtgatagaactaagtttcttagtttcaaaaacaattgtaagctatttctggccttgaaacctcattcttctggtaatcctgttcaacaggttttgattattatttctttttttgcgcggcgaccctcaggactgggcattttctcttgcgccaggagaccctgcattgagtaatgtcagtgcgtttttcctggcgctcggattactgtacgatgagcctaattcagtggatcaagctgagaaatatttgctggctttgtgccagggtcaggatgatatagaagtatattgtcagaaatttaggaagtggtcagtactcactctgtggaatgaatctgcgctggcagctttgttcagaaagggtctctctgaggctcttaaggatgtcatggtgggttttcctatgcctgctggtttgaatgagtctatgtctttggccattcagatcggtcgacgcttgcgcgagcgtaaatctgtgcaccatttggcggtattgtctgagattaaacctgagcctatgcagtgcgataggactatgaccagagttgaacggcgagaacacagacgtctgaatgggctgtgtttctactgtggtgattccactcatgctatttctgattgtcctaagcgcactaagcggttcgataggtctgccgtcattggtactgtacagtccaaattccttctgtccattaccttgatatgctctttgtcatcgtattctgtcatggcgtttgtggattcaggcgctgccctgaatctgatggatttggattatgctaaacgttgtgggtttttcttggagcctttgcggtgtcctattccgttgagaggaattgatgctacacctttggccaagaataaacctcaatactggacccagctgaccatgtgcatggctcctgcacatcaggaagttattcgctttctggtgctacataacctgcatgatgtggtcgtgttggggttgccatggctgcaaacccataatccagttttggattggaactctatgtcggtatccagctggggttgtcagggggtacatggtgatgttctatttttgtcaatttcgtcatctactccttctgaggtcccagagttcttgtctgattatcaggatgtatttgaagagcccaagtccgatgccctacctccgcatagggattgtgattgtgctatcaatttgattcctggtagtaaattccctaaaggtcgattatttaatttatccgtgcctgaaca is a window encoding:
- the LOC138663301 gene encoding zinc finger protein 25-like, which codes for MMDMNRDKMAERLLQLTLEILFQLTGEDCTVVKKTSSDRCQDTVSEGWRRPLSPITGPPPHPLKHEDINEQKILEHLYKMIGLLTGEVPIRCQDITVYFSMEEWEYLEGHRNLYKDVMMVVPQPLTSPVLSSKRTTPERCPRSRLPQDCKQEDPNVPQDHQGEDLTHINTTETYVRGDEPCKDEIPAYDYPDVCGVKPDTYQKHAINPAIPPALQSKNQSSEPFQSVTYLNSSQTVKQNESSKSDVEHQIIPTEKKTFSCLECGKYFRNKSKLLIHERIHTGEKPFSCSECGKCYNYKSNLLTHYRSHTGEKPYSCPECGKCFNQKSHFLMHHRIHTGEKLFSCSECGKSFNQKSHFRIHQTTHTGVKPYLCQECGKSFNYQSVLLKHQRSHTGEKPYPCPECGKCFIQRSDLHKHQRIHTGEMPYSCPECGKCFNQKAHFLMHQRTHTGVKPHLCQECGKSFNYKSLLLKHQRNHTGEKPYPCPECGKCFIQRSDLLKHQRIHTGEKPYSCPECGKCFIQKAHFLMHQRTHTR